From Chloracidobacterium sp. N, the proteins below share one genomic window:
- a CDS encoding 3-hydroxyacyl-CoA dehydrogenase NAD-binding domain-containing protein, translating to MAATLARIHPTTKAEDLRGCELIIEAVLKTGPSRRKPPRKPKRNWRQRPFLPQNTSTLPITSLAQVSERPGKLHRAALLFARGQMPLVEIIVGEKTSPETLARSFDFVRQIKKTPIVVQRPAWVLHLAGVCHLHLGRHDAVA from the coding sequence TTGGCGGCGACGCTGGCGCGTATCCACCCAACGACGAAGGCTGAAGACCTGCGTGGCTGTGAGCTCATCATCGAGGCCGTCTTGAAGACCGGGCCATCAAGAAGGAAGCCACCCAGGAAGCCGAAGCGCAACTGGCGCCAACGGCCATTTTTGCCTCAAAACACATCCACCCTGCCGATTACCAGTCTGGCCCAGGTGTCCGAGCGGCCGGGAAAACTTCATCGGGCTGCACTTCTTTTCGCCCGTGGACAAATGCCGCTGGTTGAAATCATCGTCGGCGAAAAGACCTCGCCGGAAACCCTGGCGCGCAGCTTTGATTTCGTCCGGCAGATCAAAAAGACGCCCATCGTCGTCCAACGACCGGCGTGGGTTTTACACCTCGCGGGTGTTTGCCACCTACACCTCGGAAGGCATGACGCTGTTGCTTGA
- a CDS encoding 3-hydroxyacyl-CoA dehydrogenase family protein: protein MKASRPSVIEAAGMQAGMPVGPLAVSDEVSLKLMHYVRQQTDA, encoded by the coding sequence TTGAAGGCCAGCCGGCCCAGCGTCATCGAGGCCGCCGGGATGCAGGCCGGGATGCCGGTTGGCCCGCTGGCCGTTTCGGACGAGGTGAGCCTGAAGCTGATGCACTACGTACGCCAGCAGACGGATGCGTGA
- a CDS encoding enoyl-CoA hydratase-related protein yields METFGKPFVAAINGAAMGGGLELALACHYRHSH; encoded by the coding sequence ATGGAAACGTTTGGGAAACCCTTTGTCGCAGCCATCAATGGCGCAGCGATGGGCGGCGGACTGGAACTGGCGCTGGCGTGCCACTACCGCCATTCTCATTGA
- a CDS encoding glutamate-5-semialdehyde dehydrogenase, with translation MFELRHHLMAAKQASRRAATLNANIKHQVLLALADAIDARRATLQAANAEDLAAAERAGLAAPLRDRLALTDKTLTAMVEGLREIAAQPDPVGEIAELRRQPNGLLVGRMRIPLGVVAIIYESRPNVTVDAAALCLKAGNAVVLRGGSEAFHSNQALGQLMGAVLESFGLPPALVTVIPTPDRAIVAELLACDDLVDLVIPRGGKELIRFVAGHSRIPVIKHYEGVCHTYLDASADPAIAVPVVVNAKAQRPATCNATETLLIHAAAVETCLLPTVQALVAAGVELRVCERTQQALRERGYASDRIVAAQPSDFGCEFLDNILAVKIVDDYAAAVAHIQTYGSQHTEAIITRDHATAMRFLRDIDSSTVVVNASTRFADGQQLGLGAEIGISTTKLHAFGPMGARELTTQKFVVLGEGQTRT, from the coding sequence ATGTTTGAACTACGCCACCACCTCATGGCTGCGAAACAAGCCAGCCGCCGGGCCGCCACCCTCAATGCCAACATCAAACATCAGGTCCTGCTGGCGCTGGCCGATGCCATTGACGCCCGGCGCGCCACCCTGCAGGCCGCCAATGCGGAAGACCTGGCTGCGGCTGAACGCGCCGGGCTGGCCGCGCCGCTGCGGGACCGCCTCGCGCTGACCGACAAAACGTTGACTGCCATGGTCGAAGGTTTGCGGGAGATAGCCGCCCAACCCGACCCGGTTGGCGAAATTGCCGAACTGCGCCGGCAGCCCAACGGCCTGCTCGTGGGACGGATGCGGATTCCGCTGGGAGTTGTGGCCATCATCTATGAATCGCGCCCCAACGTGACCGTGGATGCGGCGGCGCTGTGCCTCAAGGCCGGCAATGCCGTCGTGCTGCGCGGCGGCTCGGAGGCGTTTCATTCCAACCAGGCGTTGGGGCAGTTGATGGGCGCGGTGTTGGAATCGTTCGGTCTGCCGCCGGCGCTGGTGACGGTCATCCCCACGCCCGACCGCGCCATAGTCGCCGAACTGCTGGCCTGCGATGACCTCGTTGATCTTGTGATTCCACGCGGCGGAAAGGAACTCATCCGCTTTGTTGCCGGGCACTCACGGATTCCGGTCATCAAGCACTATGAAGGTGTCTGCCACACCTATCTGGATGCCAGCGCCGACCCGGCCATCGCCGTTCCGGTTGTGGTCAATGCCAAGGCCCAGCGTCCGGCGACGTGCAATGCCACCGAAACCCTGCTCATTCACGCGGCTGCCGTCGAGACCTGCCTGCTCCCGACAGTTCAGGCGCTGGTGGCAGCCGGCGTCGAGCTGCGCGTCTGTGAGCGTACCCAACAGGCGCTGCGTGAGCGGGGCTATGCGTCCGACCGGATCGTGGCGGCGCAGCCTTCTGACTTTGGCTGCGAGTTTCTGGACAACATTCTGGCCGTCAAAATCGTGGACGACTATGCCGCCGCCGTGGCGCACATTCAGACCTACGGTTCACAGCACACCGAAGCCATCATCACCCGCGACCATGCGACAGCCATGCGCTTTCTCCGCGACATTGACTCCTCCACCGTCGTGGTCAATGCCTCAACCCGCTTTGCCGACGGGCAACAACTCGGCCTCGGCGCTGAAATCGGCATCAGCACGACCAAACTCCATGCCTTTGGCCCGATGGGTGCCCGCGAACTGACGACGCAGAAGTTTGTCGTTCTGGGCGAAGGACAGACCCGCACCTGA
- a CDS encoding 3-hydroxyacyl-CoA dehydrogenase NAD-binding domain-containing protein, translating to MMGSGIAYACAMAGLEVVLKDVTLEQAEKGKSYTEKVLRPRVGKGRMTEADLGGDAGAYPPNDEG from the coding sequence ATGATGGGCAGCGGCATTGCCTATGCCTGCGCCATGGCCGGACTGGAGGTTGTCCTCAAGGATGTCACGCTGGAACAGGCCGAAAAGGGCAAGTCCTACACGGAAAAGGTGCTCCGCCCACGGGTCGGGAAAGGCCGGATGACCGAAGCCGATCTTGGCGGCGACGCTGGCGCGTATCCACCCAACGACGAAGGCTGA